CGGATGGGGCAACACCAGCTCCGGGCTGCGGCAGAGGTGGTCGCCGCACCAGAGCAGGTCGAGATCGAGGCTGCGGGGTCCCCAGCGTTCGCGCCTCTCCCGGCCGAAACGCCGCTCCAGCGCCAGCAATCGCCCCAACAGAGCATCCGGCGAAGGCCAGGGATGGAGGTCGGGCCCGGCCGCGTCCCGCTCCACCAGCAGGACGGCGTTCAGGTAGGGAGGCTGCCCTGGCGGCCCGCCCACCGGCACCGTCATGAAGAGCGGCGACCAGTGCCGCCACAACGGCCGAGCGACCTCTGCCGGCCGCTCCCCATGGGCCACCCAAGCGTCGATGGCTTCGCTCAGCAGCGGCCGTACCGCCACAAGCGTGACCGCCGGAATACCGAGGTTGGCACCAAGGGCGATGGCGAGTGTGCGAGAGCAGGAGGCCTCCATGCCAGGCACCTGCCGATCAGGGGTGAGCTCCAGCGCGACGGGCACTGTCAGGGAGCACCAGACGCCCAGGAGCGAATCGAACAGGAAGGGGCAACGTAGCTTGAACGCATCCGAGCATCATCAAGAGAGATCTGATGGGAATCAGAAGCAGCTTGAGGACGACCAAAAACAAAATCATGCGAGCGCTTCTGAACCAGATTGTATGGCAGCTTAACGAGGAGATGCCGGAGGACCTTCCGCGACTGCTGGCCCCACGCATCGGGTTGGCCCTGGGAATACCGATGCCCCTTGGATCGCCTCTGAGCAAAGCCGACCACCACCGCACCAGCGAAGAGTTTCTTGTTCAACATCTGGGGCTCTGGGACAGCCTGCCAGGCGCCAGTTCGCTTGATCTTGGCTGCGGAACGCGCCCCAGGAACCCATTCCATGCCGACCACGTGTATGGGATCGATATCCGAAGTGATACCGATCACTCGGTGGTCTCTGCCGACCTGAGCGTTGCCCCCATTCCCTTCCCCGAAGAACACTTCGACTTCGTGACCGCCTTCGATTTCATCGAACATGTACCTCGTGTCATCCACATTGGCGCATCCAACAGGTTCCCTTTCGTCGCACTGATGGACGAGATCCACAGAGTGCTGCGACCGGGTGGCATCTTTTTCTCCAAAACGCCTGCTTTCCCGTCACAGGAGGTTTTTCAGGATCCAACGCATATCAATCCGATCACTGAGAACACATTCCCGCTTTACTTCTGTCGGCAAGGCTCGAATCGGCCATGGGCCCACATCTACGGCTTCCGTGGATCGTTCGAGCTCCTTGCCCAGGGCCACGGTTACCACGACCTGATGACTCTCATGCGGAGGGTCTGACCCCTCCGCCGCCACCCGGTCGGCGAGACTGGCCACCCCACCCAGCCACTGCCCCATGGTCGTCAGCGGGTCCCCTGCCGCGCCCGCCGGTGCCGCCCCCACCGGCAGCTTTCCGCTGGCCGCCATCACCGGCCACGGCACCCTGAAGCTGGCGCTGCTGCTGGCGGCGGTGGATCCGGGCCTGGGCGGGGTGGTGATCGCCGGCGGGCGCGGCACCGGTAAGTCGGTGCTGGCCCGCGGGCTCCATGCCCTGCTGCCGCCGATCGACGTGATCGATCTGGCTGATGGTCCGGGGCTGCGGCAGGCCGATCCCACCCGGCCCGACGAGTGGGACGGCCCCACCCGGCAACGCATCACCGAACTGGGCGGCGATGCCAGCGGCACCGACCCGGCTGCTTTGCTCCCCACCCGGGTGATCCCGGCCCCGTTCATCCAGGTGCCCCTCGGCGTCACCGAAGACCGGCTGATCGGCTCGGTGGACGTGGCCGCCTCCCTGACCGCCGGGGCGCCGGTGTTCCAGCCCGGGCTGCTGGCGGAGGCCCACCGGGGCGTGCTCTACGTCGACGAGCTCAACCTGCTGGACGACGGCATCACCAACCTGCTGCTGGCGGCGGTGGGCTCCGGCGAGAACCGCATCGAACGGGAGGGTCTGAGCCTGTCGCATCCCTGCCGCTGCCTGCTGATCGCCACCTACAACCCGGAGGAGGGGGCGGTGCGCGACCACCTGCTCGACCGCTTCGCCATCGCCCTGTCGGCCAACCAGCTGCTCGACACCGACCAGCGGGTGGCGATCACCCGCTCGGCCCTCGACCACGGCGCCTCCAGCGCCGCCTTCGGCGCCCGCTGGCAGGAGGAGACCGAAGCCCTGGCCACCCAGCTGCTGCTGGCCCGCCAGTGGCTGCCGGACGTGACCATCGACCGGGAGCAGATCCGCTATCTGGTCACCGAAGCCATCCGTGGCGGCGTCGAGGGCCACCGGGCCGAGCTCTACGCCGTGCGGGTGGCCCGGGCGCATGCGGCCCTCTCCGGCCGCGACCGGGTGGAGGCGGACGATCTGCAGGTGGCGGTGCGCCTGGTGATCGCCCCGCGGGCCCTGCAGCTGCCGCCCCCGGATCCCGACCAGCCCATGGAGCCGCCGCCACCGCCCCAGGGGGAGCAGCCCCCCGAGGAACCGGAGCCGCCCGAGCAGGAACCGGAGAGCGAGGAGCCGGAGGATCAGGACGAGGAGGACGAGGACGACAGCCCCCAGGACCAGGCCCCGCCGCAGATCCCGGAGGAATTCCTGCTCGATCCGGAGGCCACCGCCATCGACCCCGACCTGCTGGTGTTCGCCTCGGCGAAAGCCAAGAGCGGCGGCAGCGGCAGCCGGGCGGTGGTGTTCAGCGACAGCCGCGGCCGCTACGTGAAGCCGATGCTGCCCCGGGGCCCCGTGCGCCGCATCGCCATCGACGCCACCCTGCGGGCCGCCGCGCCCTACCAGAAGGCCCGCCGCGCCAGGGATCCGCACCGCAAGGTGATCGTGGAGGAGGGGGACCTGCGGGCCAAGCAGCTGCAGCGCAAGGCCGGCGCCCTGGTGATCTTCCTGGTGGATGCCAGCGGCTCGATGGCCCTGAACCGCATGCAGAGCGCCAAGGGGGCCGTGATCCGCCTGCTGACCGAGGCCTACGAGAACCGGGACGAGGTGGCCCTGATCAGCTTCCGCGGCGAGCAGGCCGAGGTGCTGCTGCCGCCCACCCGCTCGATCACCGCCGCCCGCCGGCGGCTGGAGTCGATGCCCTGCGGCGGCGGCTCACCCCTGGCCCACGGCCTCGCCCAGGCGGCCCGGGTGGGGGCGAACGCCCTGGCCACCGGCGACCTGGGCCAGGTGGTGGTGGTGGCCATCACCGACGGCCGCGGCAACGTGCCCCTGAGCCGCTCCCTGGGACAGCCGGCGCTGGAGGGGGAGGAACCGGTGGACCTCAAGGAGGAGCTGCGGCAGGTGGCCAGCCGCTACCGAAGCCTGGGTCTGCGGCTGCTGGTGATCGACACCGAGCGCAAATTCATCGGCAGCGGCATGGGCAAGGAGCTGGCCGAGGCGGCCGGCGGCCGCTACGTACAGCTGCCCAAGGCCAGCGACCAGGCCATCGCCGCCATCGCCCTGGAGGCGATCAACGGCTTCTGACGGTGGGGGAGAGCCGGTCCTGGGCAGCCTGACGGGCGGCCCTGGCTTCCTGCTGGCGGGCGTCCTGGCGGGCCTTGCGGTCGCGCGCCGCATCCACTTCGGCGGGGTAGAGCTCCTCGAAGAAGCGGCCCAGGCCGATCGAGACGCTGCGGATGCCGTCGAGGAACTTGGGATCACCCGTGAGCTTGCTCATGTCGCCGCCGACGGCCGACCAGCGGTCGGTGAGCTGCTTGGCATTGGTGAGGGTGGCCTGGAGATCGGCCACGGTCTTCGGGTTGTCCAGGGCCGCCGCCAGGTTGCCGACGTGCTTCGAGGCCCGGGCAGCGTCGGCGCTGGCGAGGTTGAGGTTGCTCAGGATCGGATCCACCTTGCCCGCCGAGCGGTTCAGCTGGTTGACCAGCACCTGGGCGTCGTTCAGGAAGACCTGGCCGCTCTTGGTGAGCTTCTCCGTCTCCTTGGCGGTCTTGGAGAAGGCAGCGGTGGCCGCCACCATCTGGTGAACGAGCTGTTCCTTCTCAGCCTGATTGAGCAGGCTCTGCACCGTCTCGGTGACCGTGTCGAAGCTGGCCGCCGCGACGCCGGTCACCTTGCCGCCGTTGCAGACCATGCGGGTGTCGTTGCAGCTGCGGTCCCGCGGCCCCGGCAGGCTGGCCGGCAGCGGAGGACCACCGGCCAGCAGCGACACCTGGGCGTCGCCGCCGAGCAGGGAGGCGGCGCTGACCCGGGCCACCAGGGGACGGGCCAGACGCAGGCGCGGGTCGGTGATCTCCAGGTCGGCCACCACGGCCGCATCGGTGACCGTGACCCTGCGGACGTTGCCCACCAGCACCCCCCGGAACCGGACGGGGGAACGGACCGCCAGACCACCGGCATCGGCGAAGCTGGCCCGGATCGTCCAAGTGTCGCGGCTCAGGGAGACGCCCCGCAGCCAGAACCACAGGCCCAGCCCGCTGGCGATCGCCGCCAGCAGGGAGAATCCAACCAGGGCTTCACGGACACTCCGGCGCATGGGCTCAGTTCTCGGCCGGCTGCATCGGTCCGTGCAGACTACCGCTCCGAAACTGCACCACATAGGGATTGGTGCTGACCCGGAAGTCCTCGACCGAGCCGACCCAGCGGAAGCGGCCGTCGTAGAGGAGGGCGACGCGCTCGGCGCAGCGGTCGATCGTGCTCATCACGTGGCTCACTACCAGGGTGGAGGCGTGAACAATGCGGGAGGTGCGCACGATCAGGTCCTCGATGCGGGTGCAGGCCACCGGGTCGAGACCGGCGGTGGGCTCGTCGAAGAGCAGCAGGGGCGTGCGGGCCGAGGCCAGGGTGGGGTCGTCGATCAGGGCGCGGGCGAAGCTCACCCGCTTCTGCATGCCGCCGCTGAGCTCCCCCGGCATGCGGTCGGCGATGCCCGCCAACCCCACGGCCTGCAGGGCCTGGTTCACCCGCTCGGCGATCTCCCGCTCCCCCAGGCGGCTGAAGCGGTAGAGCAGGAAGCCGACGTTCTCACGCACCGACAACGAGGCCAGCAGGGCGGGGTTCTGGAAGACCAGGCGCACGTCCGGGGGGTGGCGCTGGTCGAGGCGCAGGTAGGTCTGGGGTTCGCCGTGGATGCGCAGCAGGCCGGAGGTGGGCAGCTGCAGGCCGGCCAGGAGCCGCAGCAGGGTGGACTTGCCGGAACCCGAGGGCCCCACCACCACGAGGCGCTCGCCCGGCGTGAGGCTGAGGTCGACGCGGTCGAGGACCATGTTGGATCCCCAGCGCATGCTGAGGTTCTCCATCTGGGCCACCGGAGGGATGGCCGGGGGAACTTTCAGCGCGAGTTGACTGGAGGCCAAGGAACCACGGCGAGGGGGCCCCGTGGGCCCGGCTCCCATCCTGGCGTTTCAGGACGGGCTTTTCATCCGTACAGTTCCGTTGGTCTGTGCCGCGTCGCCACGCCCTGCCCTTGACGGTTCGAGGCCCCGCTGCGAACGCCCGCCGGCGCCGGGGCGGCTCCCGCCCGGGGCGCCCCCGCTGGGTGGGCCGCGGCGACCTGCGTCAGCAGGACCTGATGAGCCGCTCAAGGCGGGCGGCTCGCTGGCTGCAGCCGGGCCTGGTGGTGAAGCGCTGGATGATCACCTCGGGCCTGGGCCTGGTGATCGCCCTGCTGGGGGCGGCGGTGTGGGCCGACCTGCAGCCGATCTACTGGACCCTGGAGACGATCCGCTGGGCCCTGAACCGCCTCACCCAGGTGATGCCCCGCGGGATCACCGGCCCGCTGGTGCTGCTGATCGGCGCCGCCATGATCTGGCTCGGCCAGAGCCGCAGCTTCGGCGCCATCCAGCAGGCCCTGGCCCCGGAGAAGGACACATTATTGGTGGATGCCCTGCTGGCCCAGCGGCGGCTGAACCGGGGCCCCAACATCGTGGCCATCGGCGGCGGCACGGGGCTGGCCACCCTGCTGAGCGGCCTGAAGCGCTACAGCAGCAACCTCACCGCCATCGTCACGGTGGCCGACGACGGCGGCAGCAGCGGCGTGCTGCGACGCGAGCTGGGGGTGCAGCCCCCCGGCGACATCCGCAACTGCCTGGCGGCCCTGGCGCGGGAGGAGCCCCTGCTCACCCGCCTGTTCCAGTACCGCTTCAAGGCCGGCAGCGGCCTGGAGGGCCACAGCTTCGGCAACCTGTTCCTGAGCGCCCTGACGGCGATCACCGGCAGTCTGGAATCGGCGATCATCGCCAGCAGCCGGGTGCTGGCGGTGCAGGGGCAGGTGGTGCCCGCCACCAACGCCGACGTGCGCCTCTGGGCCGAGCTGGAGAACGGCGAACGGATCGAAGGAGAATCCCAGATCGGCCATGCCCCCTGTCCGATCGTGCGGCTGGGCTGCACGCCGGAGCGGCCGCCGGCCCTGCCACGAGCCCTGGAGGCGATCGCCAACGCCGAACTGATCGTGCTCGGCCCCGGCAGCCTCTACACCTCCCTGCTACCGAATCTTCTGGTGCCCGAGCTGGTGAGCGCCATCAGCGCCAGCAAGGCGCCGCGGCTGTACATCTGCAACCTGATGACCCAGCCCGGCGAAACCGATGGGCTGGACGTGGGCGGCCACCTGCGGGCGATCGAAGCCCAGCTGGCGAGCCTGGGGGTGGAGCAGCGCCTGTTCACGGCCGTGCTGGCCCAGGAGGAGCTGGATGATTCCAGCCTGCTCGATGTGTACCGGCTGCGGGGCGCCGAACCCGTCACCTGCGACACCACCCAGCTGGAGGGCCAGGGCTATGAGGTGATCCTGGCGCCGCTGCAGGGCAGCCGGCCCAGTGCCACCCTGCGCCACGAACCGCGAAGCGTGGCGAAGGAAGTGATTCGGTTCTACCGGAAACACCGGAGGGATTGAGCTGCCCTTGGCCAGGATGACAGGGGTTCACAATCGATGCGGCTTACCCCCCTAAGTCTTTATTTCATGATGTTACCCGAGCCCGCTCCATAGGCACATCACAAGTTCCTGTCTTCCCCGCGTAGGCGAACCAAGAAACGAGAGAGAGGGCTACCCGAACTGGCACGAGTGAGAATATTGCCGCAGCAAGAGGTCACCCACAAAGTCAAAGCAGCTTTCACATGACGGCAACTCTATCGTCAGCTTCTTGCCGTTCCGAGATAACGATGATACTGTTCTCACTACTGCTTATCCAAGCATGGCTGGCATAAACACCAATGTCCTTGTCGTTGTAGCAAATTACGACTTCTCAAGAAATGCAGATCGCATGAGGAGGCGCTTCTCTTCAAGGTTTCCCACCCTTTTAGTGGATGCATCATCGCCATCGCCACCCAAATCCCCGAGCATAACTATCCCAAATACCTATTACACAGGACTATGGAATGAAGCAGTACGACTTGCACTTGAACGTGAAACCGAATGGCTGCTTTTTGTCGCGTCCGACGTTCTTATAAGAGAATGGAAAAGAGTAAGCGATTTAGTCACAGATGTCATACGTGATTCCGCGATTGGAGTTTATACCTCTTCCCTGAGCGGCAACTCACGGGTGGCATTTAAAAGCACCCTATGCCATAAAACAAACCGCCTGCGAAGATGTGGCTTGGTAGAAGGGTTTGCTTTCCTCGCTCGAACGAAGATTCTCAAGGAGTTATATCCAGTTCCTGCGTCCAATAAATATGGATGGGGCATAGACATAGTTACCTGCGAGAAGGCCAAGCAGTTAGGCTACCAAGTAGTGACCGATGACCGAGCCGTGATGATGCATCCAAAGTCAAAGGCTCAACATCAGATAGATGAAGTAGTCGCCCGCGAGATGTCATATGCATATGCTGAGTCGATGGGATTCTCAAGAGAAGTCATTGATCATACATATGAGATGACGCAAAGACCATCTTATAGGTTTCATCACCGGAATCTGTCCATGCAAAGAAGCCTGGATCTCGGCTGCGGAGTTCGTCCAAAGAACATCTACTCGGCAGACGAGCTTTATGGGATTGACCTATCCCCACAACTATCAGACGAACAGGTGCATATCCGAGTGGCCGATCTTGCTATCGAGCCCATCCCATGGCCCGATGAGTATTTTGATGTGATAACCGCATTTGACTTTATTGAGCACATACCCCGGTTAGCCTTCGTTCCCGAGAGGCGACATCCATTCATATCTCTTATGAATGAGATATGGAGATGCCTAAAACCAGACGGAATTTTCCATTCGCTTACCCCGGCCTACCCAGCCAAGGAGGCCTTTCAGGATCCAACCCATGTCAATATCATCACAGAAGATACTTTTAGCTTTTATTTCTGTGGACCAAGGTGGGCAGAGATGTATGGGTTCAATGGAAGTTTCCTTCTAGAGAGTCAGGAATGGGAAGATGAATGCAAACTGAAGACAGTTATCAGAAAGGTTACTGCGTTCAACTCATGACAGTAATCCGGTCAGGATGCATGCGGCAAGACTATGCATTTCCTCAGAGTCTCAGATGACTGACAGTTTGACTGGGTTAAGTTATTAAGACATCCATTGCACCGCGTTCTTGCCCCATCAACATGGTAGGCAACCGCTTGGCAATTCCGATTGAGCTGGTTTTCGCTTGGGTCGACGTGTTCAATCCAAGAATGGTCTTCTGAGGCAACGCCAACACCGTCACAGCATGGAGTAACCTGCTGGCGGTATGTTTCGTAGATTCGGATTGACCATCAGCATGGAAACTCACGAACCCACTCTCAATGCAGCTTGTACCTTTGAGAACAGAAGACATTACCCCTGCAGAATGGTTGGTTTTACTAGATGCCCACCTACATCGCTATTGATCAAGATAGACTACGTCTTTAAGTTCAGTGCGCTTCTAAGTCTAGGGTAGACAGCCGCGATTCTGCAGTAAACAAGTGTGATCATGGCAAGCAGCATTGGTCGCTTCGTCTTCCAATACGTCCACGTCAGAGCCAAGGCGCCAGTGAATCCATCGTTTTTCATGGAAGCCGAGGTTCCCCCTCCCAAGAAAACAGTAATCGTAAGGGGGATATATCCGTAACCTCCACTCGTCCAGGCTCGAATATTGTAATCCCAATCAGCTGTTACACGAAAGTCCGGATTATAGGGCGGACGACGACCGCGCGCATATCGACCTCGGTAGAAGATAGCTTGGTGGCAGATATTCCGCCTTAGCAGCTTCGCGAAGTTGAACTTCCCATCATAGACGGCTCCACCCTTGGCCCACCCTGCATCACCGTCAATCAGCACGCTCCCGTAATATGCCTGCCTCCAAAAGCAGAAACTCGATGCCTTGATAGACTTGCTGGCGACTTCTAATACGGATGGATCGGCTAGACGGTCGTCGTGACCGAGAAAGAGGACCCAAGTTCCAGTGGATTGAGCCAAAGCCACATTCATGGCTCGGTAGATGCCCTTGGCACCCATATCCTGCAAGAACCGAACCTGGACAGTGTCGCCGGCAAGTCGCTTTACATCGTGGCTGCCTTTCGAAAGAGAATCCATGATGATCACCTCCCAATCAGAAAAGCTCTGCTTATAAATACTCTGCAGGCAGCATGTGGGGTTCCCCCGATTTCGTGGACAGCGATCAGGGGGTCACAAAGGTGAGTGTAGATGCAGCGATGAACCGCTGCTCGTAGTCGATCGGGCTCAGGTAACCGACCGTTGAATGGCGGCGCTCGCGGTTGTAGTAGCCCTCGATCCAGAAGGCCAGATCGCGCTGCAGCTGCTGCGGTGAAATTAGGACTGCCCGATCGTCATCGAGGTCCAGTTCCAATTTGAGGGTGGAGAAGAAGCTCTCCACCACCGCGTTGTCCCAGCAGCATCCCTTGGCGGACATGCTGCAGAGGATCCCGTGTTTGGCCAGCCGGTCGCGGTAGTCGCTGGCCCGGTACTGGCTGCCCTGATCCGTGTGGATCAGCAGCTGCTCCGGCTCCACCTGCCGGTGGCCGAGGGCCCGGTTGAGGGCCTCGATCACCAGGGCGGCATCCATGCGTTGATTCAGCGTCCAACCCACCACACGGCGACTGAACAGATCGATCCACACCGCCAGGTATCGCCAGCCGGCGCTGGTGCGGATGTAGGTGATGTCGCCGGCCCAGCAGCGGTTCGGGGCCGGGGGCTGGAAGTCCTGCTGCAGCAGGTTCTCCGCCACCCCAGCGGCTCCGCTGCTGGCCCTGCTGCAGGGCCGGAACGCCTTTCGGGTCCTGGCCCGCAGATCGGCACGACGCATGAGCCGAGCGACACGGTGGCGTCCCACCGGGTGGCCGGCTGCGCGCAGTTCCTGGTGGATCCGAGGCGAGCCGTAGAAGCCCCGGTGCTCGCCGAACACCGCCTGGATCTCAGCGGTGAGTCGGGCGTTCTCAGCCGCTCGCTTTCCCGGCGCCTCGTGCCGCTGCCGCCAGGCGTAGAACCCACTGCGGGCCACGCCCAGTTGCCGGCACAGCCAGGAGATGGAATGCTGATCAGCGAGCTGGTCGATCAGGCGAAACCTCTCGGCGGCAGCTGCTCCTTGGCAAAGTGCGCTGCCGCCAGCCTGAAAAAATCCTTCTCCCTCCTGAGCTCGCGGTTCTCCTTGCGGAGCCGGCTGAGTTCAGCGCGCTCCTCACTGCTGAGCAGGCCCTGGTCCCTGGGTCCGGCCTGGCCGCGATCCATGCGGGCCTGCCTCACCCAGCGAGCGAGGCTGCTGGAGGGAAGGCCAAGCCGCTGGGCCACGGCATTGCAGGAGAGGCCCTCCTGCAGGCAGAGCTCCACGGCCTCCACCTTCTGCTGCGCCGTGAATCGGCGCCGAGTCTTGGTTGGGTTGGTCATCGATGGACAGTCTGGTGGTCATGGCGTGACCCTTGTCGACTTGTCCTCAGAATCGGGGGAAGCCCAATGCGAGGCGATCAATGCTTGGATTATATGTAGGGACAATGATGCTGAAGAATGGGGCATGCATCATTTCAAAGGCAGTGAGTGAATGAAAGTCTTGTCATGCAACTAGGGCCTAGAGCAGCCGGAATTACGAATGGCACCCTTTCGGAGAATGGCGACGGGCAGAGGTGGAATTCTCTAGGTGCCTGGGAAAGGAAAGCTGGAGCAACACAAGCATGCATTCCCAGAAAGGCTTCCGCTAATAATCAAGCCTAACATCAGCAACCCAGAGACCACGCCACTAGAGACATTCCATTGGTCCTATGACAACGCGGGGGTAGAGCCGGGTTCAAAGCTAAGGGCATGAATACCTTGCGGGATCAACCTCGAACTGACAATACTGGTCTAAAGCCTATGATACGACTGTAAGACATGAGCGCTGCAGTGAAGGGTCCCAAGGCCATTGCCTTTTATCTTCCCCAGTACCACCCGATCCCGGAGAATGATGAATGGTGGGGCAAGGGATTCACGGAATGGAGGAATGTGGCAAGAGCGAGACCGCTATTCAGGGATCACTACCAGCCCCACCTTCCGGCAGATCTTGGCTTTTACGACCTACGCTTGCCTGAAGCGCGTCAAGCCCAGGCTGATCTTGCAAGAGCCTATGGTATCCATGCCTTCTGTTACTACCATTATTGGTTCAACGGACGAAGGGTTCTATAAAGACCATTCGAAGAAGTCCTCTCTTCAGGTGAACCAGACTTCCCGTTCTGCCTCTGCTGGGCTAATGAAAACTGGACTAGACGGTGGGACGGATCTGAAAACGAGATCCTTCTAGAGCAGATCTATTCTACTGAGGATCATATCGAACACTTTTTGTCACTGGTTCCAGCGCTGAAGGATCGCCGCTACGTGCGGATCAATGGAAAGCCGCTGTTTCTAATTTACAGGATATTCGCACTCCCGGATCCACAAGAAGCAGCAAAGACTTGGAGATACATAGCCAAGCAAGAGGGGATCGGAGAGCTATACCTTGCCTATGTTCAGTCACATGGCACGGCCCATGTAGACCCAGCATCAATTGGGATGGATGCAGCTGTGGAGTTTCAACCTTCATGGCCCCAGTCTTATTCGGCTGCTCGAATGCATCCCAATTTACGTGAGCGGATCAAGGGGAAGCTGAAAAAGGAATCGCCCGCAAAAAGATTACATTACGTGTATGACTACGAAGAGCTCGTATCGGAAGCACTGACCAGCTCAGCTCAGCCCTATGCTCGTTTCCCTTGCGTAACACCATCATGGGACAACACGGCTAGGCGCAAGTGGGGTGGAGTTATTTTTCAGAACTCAACGCCAAAAGCCTATGGAAGGTGGCTAAAAGAGACGATCAGTCTTCTACCTTCATTAAATCTACCAGAACCTGTAATCTTCATCAATGCATGGAACGAGTGGGCTGAGGGAAACCACCTGGAGCCAGATGAACGATGGGGCAGAAGATATCTTGAGGAAACCCTAAAGGGGCTGACCAACAGCTAAAGCCCCCTCTTCAATTGGGAGGGCATCACTCATCATCAGTACATATCACTCTTACGCTGAGTTTTTCATCACCTCACGCGAAAGAACCGAAACAGCTTCATTAGTCGCGATTGGTTCATAAACTGGATTTGAAGTCTCAGTGCCTCAA
This genomic stretch from Cyanobium gracile PCC 6307 harbors:
- a CDS encoding IS3 family transposase, which translates into the protein MIDQLADQHSISWLCRQLGVARSGFYAWRQRHEAPGKRAAENARLTAEIQAVFGEHRGFYGSPRIHQELRAAGHPVGRHRVARLMRRADLRARTRKAFRPCSRASSGAAGVAENLLQQDFQPPAPNRCWAGDITYIRTSAGWRYLAVWIDLFSRRVVGWTLNQRMDAALVIEALNRALGHRQVEPEQLLIHTDQGSQYRASDYRDRLAKHGILCSMSAKGCCWDNAVVESFFSTLKLELDLDDDRAVLISPQQLQRDLAFWIEGYYNRERRHSTVGYLSPIDYEQRFIAASTLTFVTP
- a CDS encoding transposase; protein product: MTNPTKTRRRFTAQQKVEAVELCLQEGLSCNAVAQRLGLPSSSLARWVRQARMDRGQAGPRDQGLLSSEERAELSRLRKENRELRREKDFFRLAAAHFAKEQLPPRGFA